The Mobula birostris isolate sMobBir1 chromosome 14, sMobBir1.hap1, whole genome shotgun sequence genome includes a region encoding these proteins:
- the LOC140210061 gene encoding CMRF35-like molecule 1 isoform X1, which translates to MGMTLLLLVTFLSVTYADITGPSAKTGTVGNEVEIDCKFNPFFRSYQKYWCKGYYRRTCTVLVQTQGPEMKSGDGRITIAANNKKGELTIRIERLRKSDEGWYWCGIDKPHLLDPLSAVELKIREVQKLLPSDKQRLRLFIILGLVFGILTMVFLGLLVLVMKKVRKQKNKALNEHMDGCKVEFKGKQAIEGQETDKEKESAAENSIPKSNSALSKEKEAGVTYATVAIRPTGHPQEDSATYDNVNPSSSPEENKPSVIEPPASEPIEYSTIAFKK; encoded by the exons ATGGGTATGACTCTTCTACTATTGGTCACTTTCCTCTCAG TGACATACGCTGACATAACTGGACCAAGTGCGAAAACTGGAACGGTGGGAAATGAAGTTGAAATCGACTGCAAGTTTAACCCATTTTTCAGAAGCTATCAGAAGTACTGGTGCAAAGGATACTACCGCAGGACCTGTACTGTTTTAGTACAAACACAAGGCCCTGAGATGAAAAGTGGAGACGGCAGAATAACAATTGCAGCTAACAACAAAAAAGGAGAACTTACAATACGAATAGAAAGATTAAGAAAAAGTGATGAGGGTTGGTATTGGTGTGGAATAGATAAACCTCATCTTCTGGATCCTTTAAGTGCTGTAGAACTGAAAATTCGTGAAG TTCAAAAGTTACTTCCTTCAGACAAACAAAGACTCAG GCTTTTCATAATACTTGGACTAGTCTTTGGAATACTAACTATGGTGTTTCTCGGACTCCTGGTACTAGTTATGAAAAAAGTGAGAAAGCAGAAAAATAAAG CTCTGAATGAACATATGGATGGCTgcaaagtggaatttaaagggaAGCAGGCAATTGAAGGGCAAGAGACAG ATAAGGAGAAGGAGTCAGCTGCCGAGAATTCTATTCCGAAGTCAAACTCTGCG CTCTCCAAAGAGAAGGAAGCGGGAGTTACCTACGCCACTGTAGCGATTCGGCCTACTGGCCACCCTCAGGAAGACTCCGCCACGTACGATAATGTGAACCCTTCCAGCAGCCCGGAGGAGAACAAGCCATCAGTTATCGAGCCTCCAGCTTCAGAGCCGATAGAGTATTCTACAATTGCATTCAAAAAGTAA
- the LOC140210061 gene encoding uncharacterized protein isoform X2 yields MGMTLLLLVTFLSVTYADITGPSAKTGTVGNEVEIDCKFNPFFRSYQKYWCKGYYRRTCTVLVQTQGPEMKSGDGRITIAANNKKGELTIRIERLRKSDEGWYWCGIDKPHLLDPLSAVELKIREVQKLLPSDKQRLRLFIILGLVFGILTMVFLGLLVLVMKKVRKQKNKDKEKESAAENSIPKSNSALSKEKEAGVTYATVAIRPTGHPQEDSATYDNVNPSSSPEENKPSVIEPPASEPIEYSTIAFKK; encoded by the exons ATGGGTATGACTCTTCTACTATTGGTCACTTTCCTCTCAG TGACATACGCTGACATAACTGGACCAAGTGCGAAAACTGGAACGGTGGGAAATGAAGTTGAAATCGACTGCAAGTTTAACCCATTTTTCAGAAGCTATCAGAAGTACTGGTGCAAAGGATACTACCGCAGGACCTGTACTGTTTTAGTACAAACACAAGGCCCTGAGATGAAAAGTGGAGACGGCAGAATAACAATTGCAGCTAACAACAAAAAAGGAGAACTTACAATACGAATAGAAAGATTAAGAAAAAGTGATGAGGGTTGGTATTGGTGTGGAATAGATAAACCTCATCTTCTGGATCCTTTAAGTGCTGTAGAACTGAAAATTCGTGAAG TTCAAAAGTTACTTCCTTCAGACAAACAAAGACTCAG GCTTTTCATAATACTTGGACTAGTCTTTGGAATACTAACTATGGTGTTTCTCGGACTCCTGGTACTAGTTATGAAAAAAGTGAGAAAGCAGAAAAATAAAG ATAAGGAGAAGGAGTCAGCTGCCGAGAATTCTATTCCGAAGTCAAACTCTGCG CTCTCCAAAGAGAAGGAAGCGGGAGTTACCTACGCCACTGTAGCGATTCGGCCTACTGGCCACCCTCAGGAAGACTCCGCCACGTACGATAATGTGAACCCTTCCAGCAGCCCGGAGGAGAACAAGCCATCAGTTATCGAGCCTCCAGCTTCAGAGCCGATAGAGTATTCTACAATTGCATTCAAAAAGTAA